In Phormidium yuhuli AB48, one genomic interval encodes:
- a CDS encoding M3 family oligoendopeptidase, translated as MVQTPIQTLNEAQEWDLSDLYQGFDDPKLEDDLQELDRRAQVFRGQYRGQLAHCSPSQVAIALQDLEAIHQKSGYLYAFPSLKFSADTRDSQAQQFEDKVMEALTQIENQLLFFELELQALDESQFAKLQDAEALSNYRHYLQRIAEFRPHCLPEAVEQTRNQDVLTGREAFIKLRSVHLGEQNYDPVTTPEGKTVDSEAELSSLLFQGDAETRLKAYQSVRRVLKQHNSLYGYILNTVSQDRRMESQMRGYSSTLHQQLLIDEVSEPVFRAIMEGMQSRYDLFQRYYQLKGQALNRKIRICDTYAPWTTDPTPPINYQTGVTTLLDALERFDVNYARRAEEFFLNNWVDAKVRPGKRGGAFCAYFHGKHSYLLLSYTEDYSSLFTLAHEMGHGLHFDWIDRKQSYFNSNPPLVLAEVASTFNELLLLDRLLDQAGDDAGLRQALITRQLEDQLSLLFRQSTISRLELAIHERAQGGSFDASFVNQAWMNLYRELCGEAVELLDEHQYDWARIGHIFFKPFYCYQYTASTLVSLACYQKYLEVGPEFVPGYLDLLASGSQWNQVEALRHFVDVDLEDETTIHNALLYVEGLVNQLEATL; from the coding sequence TTGGTTCAGACCCCGATTCAGACCCTCAACGAGGCCCAAGAATGGGACCTCAGCGACCTCTATCAAGGCTTTGATGACCCGAAACTGGAGGATGACCTACAGGAGTTAGACCGTCGGGCCCAGGTCTTTCGTGGCCAATATCGAGGCCAGCTTGCCCATTGTAGTCCCTCCCAGGTGGCGATCGCCCTGCAAGACCTCGAAGCCATCCACCAGAAATCTGGCTATCTCTACGCCTTCCCCTCCCTCAAATTCTCCGCCGACACCCGCGACAGCCAGGCGCAACAATTTGAGGATAAGGTCATGGAAGCCCTGACCCAAATTGAAAATCAACTGCTCTTTTTCGAGTTAGAACTCCAAGCCCTCGACGAGTCTCAATTCGCCAAACTGCAAGACGCAGAGGCTCTCAGCAATTATCGCCATTATTTACAGCGAATTGCCGAATTTCGCCCCCACTGTCTCCCGGAAGCCGTGGAACAAACCCGCAATCAGGACGTTCTCACCGGACGAGAAGCTTTTATCAAACTGCGTTCGGTGCATCTTGGCGAACAAAACTACGACCCCGTCACCACCCCCGAAGGAAAAACCGTAGACAGTGAAGCCGAATTAAGTTCCCTGCTGTTCCAAGGGGATGCCGAAACCCGCCTCAAGGCCTATCAGTCGGTGCGTCGCGTCCTCAAGCAGCATAACTCCCTCTACGGCTATATCCTCAATACTGTCTCCCAAGACCGACGCATGGAAAGTCAGATGCGAGGTTATTCCTCAACCCTGCATCAACAACTGCTCATCGACGAAGTCTCCGAACCGGTGTTTCGGGCCATCATGGAGGGGATGCAATCGCGCTATGACCTCTTCCAACGCTACTATCAACTCAAGGGCCAGGCCCTCAACCGCAAGATTCGCATTTGCGATACCTACGCTCCCTGGACTACCGACCCCACCCCACCCATTAACTATCAAACCGGTGTCACCACTCTCCTCGATGCCTTAGAACGGTTTGATGTCAACTATGCACGACGGGCCGAGGAGTTTTTCCTGAATAACTGGGTGGATGCCAAAGTCCGCCCCGGAAAGCGAGGGGGAGCCTTCTGTGCTTACTTCCACGGCAAACATAGCTATTTGTTGCTCTCCTACACCGAGGACTATAGTTCCCTGTTTACCCTGGCCCATGAGATGGGCCATGGCTTGCATTTTGATTGGATTGACCGCAAACAGTCCTATTTCAATAGCAATCCTCCTCTGGTGTTGGCGGAAGTGGCCTCGACGTTTAATGAGTTGCTGTTATTAGACCGTCTTCTGGACCAAGCGGGGGATGATGCTGGGTTGCGTCAGGCCCTGATTACCCGCCAGTTGGAAGACCAGTTGAGTTTGTTGTTCCGCCAAAGTACCATCAGCCGCCTGGAGTTGGCGATTCATGAGCGGGCCCAGGGGGGCAGCTTTGACGCCAGCTTTGTCAATCAGGCCTGGATGAATCTTTATAGGGAACTCTGCGGGGAGGCGGTGGAACTCCTGGATGAGCATCAATATGATTGGGCCCGCATCGGTCATATTTTCTTTAAACCCTTCTACTGCTACCAATACACCGCTTCCACCTTAGTGAGTCTGGCCTGCTATCAGAAATATCTGGAGGTGGGGCCGGAGTTTGTTCCCGGGTATCTGGACCTGTTGGCCTCTGGGAGTCAGTGGAATCAGGTGGAGGCGTTACGTCACTTTGTGGATGTGGATTTGGAGGATGAGACGACGATTCATAATGCGCTCTTGTATGTGGAGGGATTAGTGAATCAACTCGAAGCCACCCTCTAG
- a CDS encoding COP23 domain-containing protein: MCPEYCQQGSNRATLIRWTQAGSAYFGGQYSPEGRCRAVTGRLNQAMAQNGGRLSNLLLTNGMVNNETVICALNPMETACTSGNMLFTLKPENAYRAGQILGQLLQISRYGGGAAGFITETEGQTYVNLGDWAEQAMVDSGEPAPSPTSAPQPSPQQNPVVQPDNSGGSMF, encoded by the coding sequence ATCTGTCCGGAGTATTGTCAGCAAGGATCTAATCGTGCGACATTGATCCGTTGGACTCAAGCTGGATCGGCCTATTTTGGGGGTCAGTACAGCCCTGAAGGACGCTGTCGAGCGGTTACTGGGCGGTTGAATCAAGCGATGGCCCAGAATGGGGGGAGGTTGAGTAACTTACTCTTAACCAATGGCATGGTGAACAATGAAACAGTGATTTGTGCCTTGAATCCCATGGAAACCGCCTGTACGTCTGGGAATATGCTCTTTACCCTGAAACCAGAAAATGCTTATCGGGCTGGGCAAATTCTGGGTCAGCTCTTACAAATTAGTCGCTATGGCGGCGGTGCAGCCGGTTTTATTACCGAAACTGAGGGTCAAACCTATGTGAACCTCGGGGATTGGGCAGAGCAAGCCATGGTGGATAGTGGAGAACCCGCTCCCAGCCCAACGTCTGCTCCTCAACCGTCTCCCCAACAAAATCCTGTTGTACAGCCTGATAATTCGGGTGGTTCCATGTTTTAA
- a CDS encoding lmo0937 family membrane protein yields MVNTIWTVIAVLVILWALGFSVNIGGGLIHLLLVLALIGIIYNVITGRRL; encoded by the coding sequence ATGGTCAATACGATTTGGACGGTCATTGCTGTCCTCGTCATCCTCTGGGCCCTCGGTTTTTCCGTTAACATCGGGGGTGGGTTAATCCACCTGCTGCTGGTGCTAGCTCTCATTGGCATTATTTACAACGTAATTACCGGGCGTCGTCTCTAG
- a CDS encoding CsbD family protein, translating to MMEPVETVNQLTFKTIIVVAKVTTMGLDDKMKAAAQNLEGKAQEAAGKMTDNREAQAKGKAKQVEAQARKAGEDLKDGLKDAID from the coding sequence ATGATGGAACCAGTTGAGACGGTTAATCAATTAACCTTCAAGACTATTATCGTAGTAGCAAAGGTAACAACTATGGGTTTAGATGACAAAATGAAGGCAGCGGCTCAAAATCTTGAGGGCAAAGCTCAAGAGGCGGCTGGCAAGATGACTGACAATAGGGAAGCACAGGCGAAAGGAAAAGCCAAGCAAGTTGAAGCACAGGCGCGCAAAGCTGGTGAAGACCTGAAAGATGGCCTCAAGGATGCGATCGATTAA
- a CDS encoding transposase, translated as MTTLFVVCGRVNYTNLSRYSQINERTYRRHFEAGLGLERLNRRLIEQLRPEDSEQIVVVDCTFNEKSGRHTHGLDWFYNSKAQRAEKGLEWSVVAIVDLQQKTGYTLSAQQTEADLRTEKTPTEDQVASRSRLDFYLGHLAYCTIFFPDWIRYVVADGFYSKSKWVNGVVGLGFEAIGRLRSDANLKFLYDGPHRGRGRPRRYDGKVDLTDPSRLTFVATLDEGVSLYTAVVWSVNFRRPVRLAYLLKEQNGRRSYVVLFSTDVTLDPLHLYRCYTARFQIEFIFRDARQFLGFSDCEARSAEALDSHVNASLLALNLAKATLQSTHTRAEPLSFSIASLKRLALNEHLFDLFIDSFDLDPTLIKSHPNYSELLSYGALAS; from the coding sequence ATGACCACTCTCTTTGTCGTCTGTGGTCGAGTCAACTATACGAATCTCAGCCGCTACAGCCAGATAAACGAGCGGACTTATCGGCGACACTTCGAGGCGGGTCTAGGACTCGAACGTCTCAACCGCCGCTTAATCGAACAGCTACGACCCGAGGACAGCGAACAGATAGTAGTAGTCGATTGCACCTTCAACGAGAAAAGTGGTCGTCACACCCATGGCTTGGATTGGTTTTACAACAGCAAAGCTCAACGAGCCGAAAAAGGACTCGAATGGTCTGTTGTAGCTATTGTTGACTTGCAGCAGAAGACGGGCTATACCTTGTCAGCCCAACAAACGGAAGCCGACTTGAGAACCGAGAAGACCCCGACCGAAGACCAAGTGGCTTCGAGGAGCCGCTTGGATTTCTACCTCGGGCATCTGGCTTACTGCACCATCTTTTTCCCGGACTGGATTCGTTATGTCGTCGCGGATGGCTTTTACAGCAAGTCCAAGTGGGTCAATGGGGTGGTGGGCTTAGGCTTCGAGGCCATCGGTCGCTTGCGCAGCGATGCTAATCTTAAGTTTCTTTATGACGGCCCTCATCGGGGACGAGGTCGCCCCCGTCGCTATGACGGTAAGGTTGATTTGACTGACCCGAGTCGTTTGACTTTCGTTGCCACTTTAGACGAAGGAGTTTCTCTATACACAGCCGTGGTCTGGTCAGTTAACTTTCGACGACCGGTTCGTTTGGCTTATTTGCTCAAAGAGCAGAATGGACGACGCAGTTACGTGGTCTTGTTTTCCACCGATGTCACCCTTGACCCCCTCCATCTCTATCGTTGTTACACCGCTCGTTTCCAAATTGAGTTTATTTTTCGCGATGCTCGTCAGTTTCTGGGCTTCTCTGATTGTGAGGCCCGCTCCGCTGAAGCCCTCGACTCTCATGTTAATGCCAGTCTCCTGGCTCTCAATTTAGCCAAAGCCACCTTACAATCGACCCACACTCGTGCTGAACCTTTGAGTTTTTCCATCGCCTCTCTCAAACGCTTGGCTCTCAATGAGCATCTTTTTGACCTATTTATCGACAGCTTTGACTTAGACCCGACTTTAATTAAATCCCATCCCAACTACTCGGAACTCCTATCCTACGGTGCTCTTGCATCCTAA
- a CDS encoding S1 family peptidase yields MVRLQKPMLGVGMWLLSMSTGLSHPTLGTLPPLAAHQTAQVPTETNSVRERARQVTVRLLLPDNSGSGVMVEREGDRYTLLTNWHVVMAAQGQEISVLTPDGRTHAGRVLPPYQLGNRDLARVAFSSPHSYQVAAVGDVREVSVGDRVYAAGYPAQVFEQQGDRIIRSQDTRDWGLRAFRVTEGEIGLITDRAFYGGYQLGYTNQVSGGMSGGPVLNAQGELIGLNGMLSYPFLGIRAFVFEDGGLPSQEEFAQMEPLSWAVPMQRLPSERSRPVAPRHPNPTPRQPLPPPEPPAPSHEQPLPLLF; encoded by the coding sequence ATGGTGAGATTACAAAAGCCAATGCTAGGGGTGGGAATGTGGCTGTTGTCTATGTCAACGGGCTTATCTCACCCCACTCTGGGGACGCTTCCTCCCTTGGCGGCTCATCAGACGGCTCAAGTTCCCACTGAGACGAACTCGGTTCGGGAACGGGCCCGTCAGGTGACGGTGCGACTGTTACTTCCTGACAATTCGGGGTCTGGGGTGATGGTCGAGCGGGAGGGCGATCGCTATACCCTATTAACCAATTGGCACGTGGTGATGGCGGCACAGGGCCAAGAGATTTCAGTCTTAACGCCTGATGGGCGGACTCATGCTGGGCGGGTTTTGCCCCCCTATCAATTGGGAAATCGGGATCTAGCTCGGGTGGCGTTCTCCAGTCCCCATTCCTATCAGGTGGCGGCCGTGGGGGATGTCCGGGAGGTGTCGGTGGGCGATCGCGTCTATGCGGCGGGCTATCCGGCTCAGGTCTTTGAGCAGCAGGGCGATCGCATCATTCGTAGTCAGGATACCCGAGATTGGGGACTGCGTGCCTTTCGGGTCACGGAGGGCGAGATCGGTTTGATTACGGATCGCGCCTTTTATGGTGGCTATCAACTGGGATATACCAATCAGGTGAGTGGGGGGATGAGTGGCGGCCCGGTGTTAAATGCTCAGGGTGAGCTGATTGGACTCAATGGGATGTTGAGTTACCCCTTTTTGGGGATTCGCGCCTTTGTCTTTGAAGATGGCGGCCTCCCGAGTCAGGAAGAATTTGCCCAGATGGAACCCCTGAGTTGGGCGGTTCCCATGCAGAGACTCCCCTCGGAGCGGTCGAGGCCCGTTGCCCCCCGTCATCCTAACCCAACTCCGAGACAGCCGTTACCCCCACCGGAGCCACCCGCACCCAGTCACGAGCAACCCTTACCTTTGCTGTTTTGA
- a CDS encoding tetratricopeptide repeat-containing S1 family peptidase, producing MFSYLDASKWVAVCTTASLGVGLATVLVPRAAIAFDSRLAENVTVQINGYSEPDDGFPGGSGVIVGREGDRYWVLTALHVVCDRIPMREPITCRQDVAENRRYRIRTASGQEYEMRDVQALQQRSNDPDLALVQFESSREYSLATLGDSDQAQLGSSIYVAGFPAAFQTAGADRDFYLSQGPVVSRRRQGIQGYTLIYGASTKIGMSGGPVFDSDNRVVGIHGIADTDLSGQSETGEGAQVKSGFNGGIPIASFMELRQSQQVQVPNLNQDNAPPSQAPANIANPQTAQDYQISGTIEAYEGNLHSAQERFNQALAMDPNLEGLGRLHVQQGNLYFAQGDYQGAIAEFTAAIEAEDESGMAYTNRAVAQIQLRDYAAAIEDLTAAIANGDYDARTHYNRGVAHARRGNLQAAQQDYTRAIQLDSNFAAPFNARANLALDEGNLEAALQDYERAIAANPNFADAYNNRGVIYNQYAIAAYEQGDVSEAISQMERAIADLDRARELFLETGRSMQHQEVMFNLQNLQNNLQTLQRQQRRPTPTPQQTRPPAPQPTPQPTPQPDNPGFMF from the coding sequence ATGTTTTCTTATCTTGATGCGTCCAAGTGGGTCGCTGTTTGCACCACCGCGAGTCTTGGGGTGGGGTTGGCGACTGTTTTAGTTCCCAGAGCGGCGATCGCCTTTGATAGCCGCTTGGCGGAAAACGTCACAGTACAAATTAATGGCTATAGTGAGCCGGATGATGGCTTTCCCGGCGGAAGTGGGGTGATTGTGGGCCGGGAGGGCGATCGCTATTGGGTGTTGACGGCGTTACACGTAGTCTGCGATCGCATTCCCATGCGAGAACCGATTACCTGTCGTCAGGATGTTGCTGAAAACCGTCGCTATCGCATCCGCACGGCTTCAGGACAAGAGTATGAGATGAGGGATGTGCAGGCGCTTCAGCAACGCTCAAATGACCCAGATTTGGCCCTGGTTCAGTTTGAGAGTTCTCGGGAGTATTCCTTAGCGACTCTAGGGGATTCGGATCAGGCGCAATTGGGCTCATCGATTTATGTGGCTGGCTTCCCGGCGGCGTTTCAGACAGCGGGGGCCGATCGCGACTTTTATTTGAGTCAGGGGCCGGTGGTGTCACGGCGACGCCAGGGAATTCAGGGCTATACCCTGATTTATGGAGCCAGTACCAAAATCGGCATGAGTGGTGGGCCCGTGTTTGATAGTGATAATCGTGTGGTGGGGATTCACGGAATCGCCGATACCGATCTGAGTGGCCAGTCGGAAACCGGGGAGGGGGCCCAGGTGAAATCCGGCTTTAATGGCGGGATTCCCATTGCTAGTTTTATGGAATTGCGCCAAAGTCAACAGGTACAAGTTCCCAATCTCAATCAGGATAACGCTCCTCCGAGTCAGGCTCCCGCTAACATTGCCAATCCTCAGACGGCTCAGGATTATCAAATCAGTGGCACCATTGAGGCTTATGAAGGGAATCTGCATTCGGCTCAGGAACGTTTCAATCAAGCTTTGGCGATGGACCCCAATCTTGAGGGATTGGGACGGCTTCATGTGCAACAGGGAAATCTCTATTTTGCTCAGGGAGACTATCAGGGGGCGATCGCCGAGTTTACGGCGGCCATTGAGGCGGAGGATGAGTCGGGGATGGCCTATACGAACCGGGCCGTGGCTCAGATTCAGTTGCGAGACTACGCCGCCGCGATTGAGGATTTGACGGCGGCGATCGCCAATGGGGATTATGATGCCCGCACCCACTATAATCGCGGTGTGGCTCATGCTCGCCGGGGAAATCTCCAAGCGGCTCAGCAGGACTACACCCGGGCCATTCAACTGGATTCTAATTTTGCTGCACCCTTCAACGCCCGAGCTAATTTGGCCTTGGATGAGGGGAATTTGGAGGCGGCGTTACAGGATTATGAACGGGCGATCGCCGCGAATCCTAATTTTGCGGATGCGTACAACAATCGTGGCGTGATTTATAACCAATATGCGATCGCCGCCTATGAGCAGGGGGATGTCTCCGAGGCGATTTCCCAGATGGAGAGGGCGATCGCCGATTTGGATCGCGCTCGGGAGCTATTCTTGGAAACTGGGCGATCGATGCAACATCAAGAGGTCATGTTTAATTTGCAAAATTTGCAGAATAACTTACAAACCCTCCAACGCCAACAGCGTCGCCCGACGCCAACGCCCCAACAGACAAGGCCACCGGCTCCCCAACCCACTCCCCAACCCACTCCCCAACCCGATAACCCAGGCTTCATGTTCTAA
- the infB gene encoding translation initiation factor IF-2 — protein MNNGKVRLYDLSRELNVDNKQVLAFCDQLDIAYKSHSSTITEADAARIRQEAENAPAVSEPARPSGSGPNTHRTKQQILKIEHRSLNAKPAVQGSDPQSNGDNRATSDITSSNLDSPELVDKPVRPKSPSPAKPKPPTTAPPVEATSPQKPTPPQAPSRDETDATPEVLVSQPQATETDATAEPEKKPEDVPQLIGPPPRPQPRTKKHKGRDKPTVERPTIAKDKPTVAPRPSAPTKDKEADSPRPASSSPQKPSRPAARDRQTEEPVPAGPPSRPEPKRPVPKLKRPPELVRLNAKTEEVQPEAPDENEPLAVEPEDDTDDTEQLTLKRPKLPRKAKTKKRRTTEDDPVESLEVANKANKPKRRVRPIDDDDEDFEADLNSDNASAMEVSLSIARPPKASKSKSESRPATQQRRKPAPQQRGSGDSGSGSASSSRNRRDRRERANKVERPELVEIRDNLTVRELADLLCVPETEIVKRLFLQGIAVNVTQTLDVPTATMVAEELEILVEIPEKEEQARKVTDMIDAADLDSLQRRPPVVTIMGHVDHGKTTLLDSIRKTKVAQGEAGGITQHTGAYHVDVEHEGVMQQIVFLDTPGHEAFTAMRARGARVTDIAILVVAADDGVQPQTIEAISHAKAAGVPLVVAVNKMDKEQANPDRVKQELMEHGLVPEEWGGDTVMVPVSAITGNNLDQLLEMIILVSEVEELSANPDRPARGTVIEAHLDKARGSVATLLVQNGTLRVGDTLVVGSVFAKVRAMIDDRGNRVDEAKPSFAVEVLGMNDVPEAGDEFEVFTNEKEARAEADRRKDESRQSRLQQTMASRRVTLSSLSARASEGELKELNLVLKTDVQGSLEAILGSLEQLPQDEVQLRVLYAAPGEIAETDIDLAAASDAVILGFNTTLATGARQAAEREGVDVRDYSVIYNLLDDIQGAMEGLLEPEMVEEELGQAQVRAIFPSGRGQVAGCYVLSGQLLRNAKVRILRNDKVVHENVLDSLRRMREDVREVKSGYECGLGIDRFSDWQEGDIVYCYRMASKRRTLASR, from the coding sequence ATGAACAACGGCAAAGTGAGACTGTATGACTTATCTCGGGAACTTAACGTTGACAACAAGCAGGTTCTAGCATTTTGCGATCAACTTGACATTGCTTACAAGAGCCACAGCAGTACAATTACAGAAGCTGATGCCGCCCGCATCCGCCAAGAAGCGGAAAATGCGCCGGCCGTTTCTGAACCCGCCCGTCCATCCGGGTCTGGCCCCAATACCCATCGAACGAAACAACAAATCTTGAAGATCGAACATCGATCGCTTAACGCGAAACCTGCTGTTCAAGGAAGTGACCCCCAATCGAATGGGGATAACCGTGCGACCTCTGATATCACTTCCTCCAACCTGGACTCACCCGAATTGGTTGACAAGCCCGTGCGACCTAAATCTCCTTCTCCCGCCAAACCCAAGCCTCCTACTACTGCCCCTCCAGTAGAGGCAACTAGCCCTCAAAAACCCACGCCTCCACAAGCCCCCAGTCGTGATGAGACCGACGCGACACCGGAGGTCTTGGTCAGTCAGCCGCAAGCTACAGAAACCGATGCTACGGCTGAACCCGAGAAGAAACCCGAAGATGTGCCTCAACTGATTGGCCCACCGCCCCGACCTCAGCCTCGGACTAAGAAACACAAAGGGCGCGATAAACCCACCGTTGAACGGCCAACCATTGCTAAAGATAAACCCACTGTCGCCCCTCGTCCCTCAGCTCCAACTAAGGACAAGGAGGCCGATAGTCCTCGTCCCGCCAGTAGCAGTCCTCAGAAGCCGAGCCGTCCAGCGGCCCGCGATCGGCAGACTGAGGAACCCGTCCCTGCGGGGCCTCCTTCCCGGCCGGAGCCGAAGCGCCCCGTGCCAAAACTGAAACGGCCCCCTGAGTTGGTACGCCTCAATGCTAAAACCGAGGAGGTTCAACCCGAGGCCCCCGACGAGAATGAGCCCCTAGCCGTTGAACCGGAAGACGATACCGATGATACGGAACAACTAACCCTCAAACGGCCCAAGTTACCGCGTAAAGCGAAAACCAAGAAACGCCGCACCACGGAAGATGATCCTGTGGAAAGCTTGGAAGTGGCCAATAAGGCCAACAAGCCCAAACGTCGGGTTCGTCCCATTGATGATGATGATGAGGACTTTGAGGCGGATCTCAATAGCGATAACGCCAGCGCCATGGAGGTGAGTCTGTCTATTGCTCGGCCCCCCAAAGCCTCGAAATCGAAATCTGAGAGCCGTCCAGCGACTCAACAGCGCCGTAAACCGGCTCCCCAACAACGGGGGAGTGGTGATAGTGGTAGCGGTTCTGCGTCCTCAAGTCGTAACCGTCGCGATCGCCGCGAACGGGCTAACAAAGTTGAACGACCGGAACTCGTGGAAATCCGCGATAATCTCACGGTTCGGGAACTGGCCGATTTGCTCTGTGTCCCGGAAACGGAAATCGTCAAACGCCTATTCCTCCAAGGGATTGCCGTGAACGTCACCCAAACCTTGGACGTACCAACGGCAACCATGGTGGCTGAGGAACTCGAGATTCTCGTTGAAATTCCCGAGAAAGAAGAGCAAGCTCGCAAAGTCACCGACATGATCGATGCGGCAGACTTGGATAGTCTGCAACGTCGTCCGCCGGTGGTGACGATTATGGGTCACGTTGACCACGGGAAAACCACCCTTCTCGACTCCATCCGCAAAACCAAAGTGGCTCAGGGTGAGGCGGGAGGCATTACCCAGCACACCGGTGCCTATCATGTTGATGTAGAACATGAAGGGGTGATGCAACAAATCGTCTTCCTGGACACCCCCGGTCACGAAGCCTTTACAGCCATGCGGGCCCGAGGCGCTCGGGTCACAGACATCGCCATTTTGGTGGTGGCGGCCGATGATGGGGTGCAACCGCAAACCATTGAGGCGATTAGTCACGCCAAGGCAGCGGGAGTGCCGTTGGTGGTGGCTGTCAACAAAATGGATAAAGAACAGGCTAACCCCGATCGCGTCAAACAGGAACTGATGGAACATGGCTTAGTTCCTGAAGAATGGGGGGGCGACACGGTCATGGTTCCCGTCAGTGCTATCACCGGCAACAACCTTGACCAGTTACTGGAGATGATCATTCTCGTCTCGGAAGTGGAGGAACTCTCCGCCAATCCCGATCGCCCCGCCCGAGGCACGGTCATTGAGGCTCACTTGGACAAGGCTCGCGGGTCTGTGGCTACCCTGCTGGTGCAAAATGGAACCCTGCGAGTTGGCGATACCCTGGTGGTCGGCTCCGTCTTTGCGAAAGTGCGGGCCATGATTGACGATCGCGGCAACCGAGTTGATGAGGCGAAACCCTCCTTTGCGGTGGAAGTCTTAGGGATGAACGATGTCCCGGAAGCGGGAGACGAGTTTGAAGTCTTCACCAACGAGAAAGAAGCTCGCGCCGAGGCTGATCGCCGTAAGGATGAATCCCGTCAGTCTCGCCTGCAACAAACCATGGCCTCGCGCCGGGTTACCCTCAGCAGCCTCTCGGCCCGCGCCAGCGAAGGGGAACTCAAGGAACTCAACTTGGTCCTCAAAACTGATGTGCAGGGGTCCTTGGAGGCGATTCTTGGGTCTCTGGAACAGTTACCCCAGGATGAAGTCCAATTGCGGGTTCTCTATGCCGCACCCGGTGAAATCGCCGAGACGGACATTGACCTGGCTGCCGCCTCCGATGCGGTGATTCTCGGCTTCAACACTACCCTCGCCACTGGCGCTCGTCAAGCGGCTGAGCGGGAAGGGGTCGATGTCCGGGATTACAGCGTCATCTATAACCTCTTGGATGATATTCAAGGGGCCATGGAAGGTCTACTGGAACCGGAGATGGTGGAAGAAGAACTGGGACAAGCCCAAGTTCGTGCCATCTTCCCCTCGGGACGAGGCCAAGTGGCCGGTTGTTATGTCCTCTCGGGCCAACTGCTGCGTAATGCCAAGGTGCGTATCTTGCGCAATGACAAGGTCGTTCATGAGAATGTCCTCGATTCCCTGCGTCGGATGCGGGAAGATGTCCGAGAGGTCAAGTCTGGCTATGAGTGCGGTCTCGGGATTGACCGTTTCTCCGATTGGCAAGAAGGCGATATCGTCTATTGCTATCGTATGGCCTCGAAACGCCGGACTTTGGCATCTCGTTAA